The genomic DNA CCGTTGACCATTAAAAGATCTTGATACAATCCCCCTGTTAACTACAATTCCTAATCAAGGAAACCGTAATATATGAATTTTCTGGCAGATATTTATTTCCTATGCAAGCGCTTTTTAAATGACCGTAAACAAGAAAATTTCACAAAAGaaacacataatatattttcttgCAAAGTGTAGATCTCTTCTGTGTCAACCTATATAGCGGAATAGAAAGTTAGATACTCATGAATGTGTATCATTCTTCGTCATGCAGAAGCTCCtgcataaatttgaaaataagtagaCGTGGTACGATTAGATATAAGactttatttaacaaaaaccaGAGGGACACAATTATAATTGTGTTAACAGTTGTTATGTCAAACAGTTATATAATTACACCACCGTCCTAGGATAATGGAGGATTATATGCCTGCAAACATGTTTCTGTAAATATGTGTCTGTAATTCTGCGGctgttgttttattaatttgtactTAACCAAGGCCGTtatagttttctcgtttcatTGAATTTGGATACAGAAATAAAGCAATGGCAACATCGATACATTAGTAAGGAAAACCTAAAATATGATtcggataaaaaaataatcataaattcaTATTGCATCTTCAAAGTAGAAGGTGTTATAAGTCTTAAGtaatttatttgttgtaaatatcaatgaaaaaaatcttgacTACAAAATACCAAGCTGGTATTCATGCTTTCACTTCACAGCTGTTCATTCGTTTGgtgttttttatcatttgattttgccatttgatgaggaactttccgttttgaattttcctcggagttcagtaattttgtgattttactttctataAAATCAGCATAATATATGAATAACAGAACAACAatgcaaaatgttttttaaatccGGCAAGCCTGTGAAAAACTTGTACTTGTCTTTCCGATAGTTTAACATATCTCGAAAGACTAATTTTATGAGGGTatggaaaagtaaaatcacataaatactcaacttagaggaaaatcaattcggaaagtctataatcaaaaaaaaaaaagttacatggcaaaatcaaataacaaaatgcataaaaaaagaatggacaCGAACTGTCATATGGAAGCGGTTTGCAGATTGCAGAACAATGtgcaaaatatacaaaagaatgaacaacaaaaaaactattttaaacaaGTATAATGAAGAATATAGAAAATGTCATATACAATTAAAGACTACAGAAATGGAGGACCACATCCAGACCTTCATTTAATTAGTCTTGAACTCCTCGAGTTTCTTTTTAATGTTTCCAATATGCCTACAATAAtaataacacataaaaaaaaacatataaaaaacacaaaaaatatcaaaacgaCACATTAACTTAGATATTGCGTCTTCAAGTGCTTGGCCATCATGGTGCTGGTTGCATATTTGTTACTGTATTCAAACTTTTTTGGACGACTGTAATACAATTTCCTCCTAAACTTGTGCATTGATTAATATAATACTGACTAAATCGTTCTTCTAAATGTTAAGTTCTTGTAATATGTTGGTAATGACCAAGCTATGTAAAGTCATTCTCATGATTTCTTGTTCGCCAATGGCGTATCCATATCtatttttacttcatttttgtcttttagttcCAAGTAATGTTCAGGGCTGTAAGATTTATTGTCAACAGATGTAGAGGTGTTTTGAATTTCTGTACGAGAACAACATTTTTTGTTCACAAAAGTTCTTAAAAGGAACAGAAGAAATAAGATGATATGACAAATTGGAATCGCTACCAGTACAGTTATCAGTGACAAACCGGTAGTGTATCCAGTATTGCTCCAGTCAAAGGttgaatagatataggatttCTCCTGAGCATTGGTACCTCCTGATACCGTATATATAATAGAGAACATGACATACGCTGCACCAAATACCATTGGATGGAAGAGATGATAGAAACGCACAGGGATTCCAGTCAGGAATAAGTTGACTAAAACGTACACCATATTCAATCCGTGTGTTTCTATGTTTACCGCTGTAGTTGTGCTGGAAcctgaaaatacaaatacaaaagtgtaattataaatagatataagaagatttggtttgagtgccaatgagacaactcttcatccaagtcacaatttgtaaaagaaaaccattataggtcttcaacacggagctttggctcacaccgaacagcaagctagaGAGGGCTCCAAACATTTCTAATGGAAAAGCATTCAAACAGGCgaaaaaaacaacggtctaatctacataaaaaaaacagaaat from Mytilus trossulus isolate FHL-02 chromosome 8, PNRI_Mtr1.1.1.hap1, whole genome shotgun sequence includes the following:
- the LOC134681646 gene encoding protein rolling stone-like yields the protein MAWKDYFLLSEFKLDYSKPNDFIKFQFGYQKLYIIWRIFWALYHLVWIVLTGVYSYQWAGDDPAQQVKWFIYVTNWAYFVLTFSTLIDAICVVYIVVKRDDIILGACSEMPWYLKVDWVFFNVSNSASILVTMLYWGLIYSSSSTTTAVNIETHGLNMVYVLVNLFLTGIPVRFYHLFHPMVFGAAYVMFSIIYTVSGGTNAQEKSYIYSTFDWSNTGYTTGLSLITVLVAIPICHIILFLLFLLRTFVNKKCCSRTEIQNTSTSVDNKSYSPEHYLELKDKNEVKIDMDTPLANKKS